From the genome of Thermococcus chitonophagus, one region includes:
- a CDS encoding Lrp/AsnC family transcriptional regulator yields MRGVLDDVDKKIIEILQKDGKVPLREISKITGLAESTIHERIKRLRESGIIKKFTAIVDPEALGYTMLAFILIKVKAGKYSDVASKLVKYPEIMEIYETTGDYDMVVKIRTKNSEELNNFLDMVGSIEGVEGTHTMIVLKVHKETTELPIK; encoded by the coding sequence GTGAGGGGAGTACTTGACGATGTCGATAAGAAGATCATAGAAATTCTTCAAAAAGATGGAAAGGTTCCTTTAAGAGAAATATCAAAAATTACCGGTCTCGCAGAGTCAACGATCCACGAGAGGATAAAAAGGTTAAGGGAGAGTGGAATAATCAAGAAGTTTACTGCAATAGTTGATCCCGAAGCTTTAGGATACACAATGCTAGCGTTTATTCTGATAAAGGTTAAGGCAGGCAAGTATTCCGATGTCGCTTCAAAGCTCGTGAAGTATCCGGAAATCATGGAGATTTACGAAACCACGGGAGATTATGATATGGTTGTTAAGATAAGGACAAAGAACAGCGAGGAGTTGAACAACTTCCTGGATATGGTTGGGAGTATCGAGGGTGTAGAGGGAACCCATACAATGATAGTCCTCAAGGTGCACAAAGAAACAACTGAACTTCCAATAAAGTGA
- a CDS encoding 50S ribosomal protein L37e — MGSGTATFGKRNKTPTHIRCRRCGRKAFNIKKGYCAACGFGRSRRLRKYRWSKKWKKKKNVH, encoded by the coding sequence ATGGGTAGTGGTACAGCAACTTTCGGTAAAAGGAACAAGACACCAACCCACATCAGGTGCAGGAGATGCGGTAGAAAGGCATTCAACATAAAGAAGGGCTATTGTGCAGCCTGTGGCTTCGGCAGAAGCAGAAGGCTTAGGAAGTACAGATGGAGCAAGAAGTGGAAGAAGAAAAAGAACGTTCACTGA
- a CDS encoding LSm family protein, translating to MAERPLDVIHKSLDKDVLVILKKGFEFRGRLIGYDIHLNVVLADAEMIQDGEVVKKYGKIVIRGDNVLAISPTEEL from the coding sequence ATGGCTGAGAGGCCTCTTGATGTTATCCACAAGTCTTTGGATAAGGACGTGCTCGTAATTCTCAAGAAAGGGTTCGAATTCAGGGGCAGGCTCATCGGATATGACATTCACCTTAACGTCGTTTTAGCTGACGCAGAGATGATTCAGGATGGGGAAGTAGTGAAGAAGTACGGCAAGATCGTGATTAGAGGAGACAACGTATTGGCGATTTCCCCAACAGAAGAGCTGTGA
- a CDS encoding amidohydrolase family protein has product MLLKNGLVLYGENYQLIRADVLIEGSRIIKVGRGINAGSDVVIDCSHSLIIPGFVNAHTHSPMVLLRGLAEDVPLMEWLEKYIWPNERKLGRRDIYWGALLGLIEMARSGTVTFVDMYFHMEEVAKATMEVGLRGFLGYGMIDLDDEGRRKAEIRETEKFREFVLKLNSDLVNFILAPHAPYTCSLDCLRWVAERSSDWGSLVTIHLSETKGEVESIRKKYGKNPTEILLEAGLLNNKLIVAHGVWLSDEEISLLSKRGVTVAHCPASNMKLGSGVIRLRNLLDSGVNVALGTDGAASNNTLDMFREMRLASLLQKVYSLDPSIVKSREIFRMATLNGARALRLNSGVIEEGKLADIAIIDIRKPHILPLNDPISSLVFSAKSGDVDTLIVNGEIIILDGEFQTVDEEKVIDKFLGVL; this is encoded by the coding sequence GTGTTACTTAAAAATGGTTTGGTTCTTTATGGAGAAAATTATCAGCTAATCAGAGCAGATGTTTTAATTGAAGGCAGCAGAATAATCAAGGTTGGGAGGGGAATAAACGCTGGTTCTGATGTAGTAATTGATTGTTCCCATTCACTAATTATTCCCGGTTTTGTAAATGCACACACGCACTCCCCAATGGTTTTACTTAGGGGTCTCGCTGAAGACGTCCCCCTAATGGAGTGGCTTGAAAAGTACATATGGCCAAATGAGAGGAAGCTCGGGAGAAGAGATATTTACTGGGGTGCTCTTCTGGGGCTAATCGAAATGGCAAGGTCCGGAACGGTGACATTTGTTGACATGTACTTTCACATGGAGGAAGTTGCAAAAGCAACTATGGAAGTTGGACTGAGGGGTTTCCTTGGGTACGGGATGATAGATTTAGATGACGAAGGGAGGAGGAAGGCTGAAATAAGAGAAACAGAAAAGTTTAGAGAGTTCGTACTAAAATTAAATTCTGACCTTGTTAACTTTATCCTAGCCCCTCATGCTCCATACACTTGCTCGCTGGATTGCTTAAGATGGGTCGCTGAGAGAAGCTCTGATTGGGGATCATTAGTTACCATACATCTCTCGGAGACAAAAGGGGAAGTTGAATCAATTAGGAAGAAATACGGGAAGAATCCAACTGAAATTCTCCTTGAAGCTGGGTTGCTAAACAACAAGTTGATAGTAGCTCACGGAGTTTGGTTGAGTGATGAGGAAATATCACTTCTGTCGAAGCGTGGTGTAACCGTTGCCCACTGTCCTGCCAGTAATATGAAGCTGGGAAGTGGAGTTATTAGGCTTAGAAATTTGCTCGATAGTGGCGTTAATGTTGCCCTGGGTACAGATGGAGCAGCGAGCAATAATACCCTAGACATGTTTAGAGAGATGAGGCTTGCATCTCTTCTTCAAAAGGTTTACAGTTTAGACCCATCTATCGTGAAAAGTCGGGAAATATTTAGGATGGCAACATTAAATGGTGCTCGAGCTCTTAGGTTAAATTCAGGCGTTATAGAAGAGGGGAAGTTGGCAGATATCGCAATTATAGACATAAGGAAACCTCATATCCTTCCTTTAAATGATCCTATCAGCTCTCTTGTGTTCTCTGCAAAGAGTGGGGATGTGGACACGCTAATAGTGAATGGTGAAATCATTATTCTGGATGGAGAGTTCCAAACAGTTGACGAAGAGAAAGTTATTGATAAATTCTTGGGGGTACTGTGA
- the acdAI gene encoding acetate--CoA ligase II subunit alpha — protein sequence MSLEALFNPKSIAVIGASSKPGKIGHAIMKNLIEYGYEGKIYAVNIKGGEIEISGRKFKVYKSILEVPDEVDMAVIVVPAKFVPQVLEECGQKGVKVVPIISSGFGELGEEGKKVERQLVETARKYGMRILGPNIFGVVYTPAKLNATFGPTDVLPGPLALISQSGALGIALMGWTILEKIGLSAVVSVGNKADIDDADLLEFFKDDDNTKAILIYMEGVKDGRRFMEVAKEVSKKKPIIVIKAGRSERGAKAAASHTGSLAGSDTIYSAAFKQSGVLRALTIGEAFDWARALSNLPEPQGDNVVIITNGGGIGVMATDAAEEEGLHLYDDLEQLKIFANHMPPFGSYKNPVDLTGMADGKSYEGAIRDGLAHPEMHAIAVLYCQTAVLDPRELAEIIIREYNESGRKKPLVVAIVGGIEAKEAIDMLNENGIPAYPEPERAIKALSALYKWSKWKKKYENQ from the coding sequence ATGAGCCTGGAAGCTCTTTTTAATCCAAAAAGCATCGCTGTTATAGGTGCTTCTTCAAAACCAGGGAAGATAGGACACGCAATTATGAAGAACCTTATTGAGTACGGCTATGAGGGCAAAATTTATGCAGTAAACATTAAAGGTGGGGAAATAGAGATCAGCGGAAGAAAATTTAAGGTCTACAAGAGCATCCTTGAAGTTCCTGATGAAGTCGATATGGCAGTCATAGTTGTCCCAGCGAAGTTCGTGCCCCAGGTTCTCGAGGAGTGCGGACAGAAGGGGGTTAAAGTCGTTCCAATAATAAGTTCAGGATTTGGTGAGCTTGGGGAAGAAGGGAAGAAAGTTGAGAGGCAGTTAGTTGAGACCGCAAGGAAGTATGGCATGAGAATACTCGGCCCAAATATATTCGGGGTTGTTTACACGCCAGCAAAGCTCAACGCTACTTTTGGACCAACTGATGTTCTCCCAGGACCCCTAGCATTAATAAGCCAAAGCGGTGCTCTAGGAATTGCCCTTATGGGATGGACAATTCTTGAGAAGATCGGCCTTTCTGCAGTAGTTAGCGTAGGAAACAAGGCTGATATTGACGATGCAGATTTACTCGAGTTCTTTAAGGATGACGACAACACTAAGGCAATTCTCATTTACATGGAAGGTGTGAAGGACGGTAGAAGGTTCATGGAGGTAGCAAAAGAAGTCAGCAAGAAAAAGCCGATAATAGTGATAAAGGCTGGAAGGAGCGAGAGGGGAGCAAAAGCTGCAGCATCTCACACCGGTTCTCTCGCGGGAAGCGATACTATATACAGCGCAGCATTCAAGCAGAGCGGAGTTCTCAGGGCTCTAACAATTGGGGAAGCATTCGACTGGGCTAGAGCATTGAGCAACCTTCCAGAGCCCCAGGGAGACAATGTTGTTATAATAACGAACGGTGGCGGAATTGGAGTTATGGCGACAGATGCAGCTGAAGAGGAAGGGTTACACCTATACGATGACCTTGAACAACTCAAGATATTCGCCAACCACATGCCACCATTCGGTTCCTACAAGAACCCCGTTGACTTAACTGGAATGGCAGATGGAAAGAGCTATGAGGGAGCAATCAGAGATGGCCTTGCCCACCCAGAGATGCACGCCATAGCTGTCCTCTACTGCCAAACCGCGGTTCTCGATCCAAGGGAGCTTGCCGAGATAATCATCAGAGAGTACAACGAGAGCGGAAGGAAGAAACCATTAGTAGTGGCAATTGTCGGTGGAATCGAGGCTAAAGAAGCAATTGACATGCTCAACGAGAACGGAATACCAGCATATCCAGAGCCAGAAAGAGCAATTAAGGCACTATCAGCACTCTACAAGTGGAGTAAATGGAAGAAAAAGTATGAGAATCAGTGA
- a CDS encoding dihydroorotate dehydrogenase, with translation MLEIEIFDFKMENPLILASGVVDMTPELLRRAHREGAGAVVTKSIGKEPRKGYDNPTVVELPYGLINAMGLPNPGWEAFLEEFRGEEFDFPIIVSIFGGTPEEFAFLAEKLQEIADAFELNLSCPHARGYGMEIGQDPNNVYKVVKAVKDVTEKPVIAKLTPNTSDITKLGLAAEKAEADAVSAINTLKAIAIDIYAKRPILSNKVGGYSGPGVKPVALRAVYDLAKALDIPVIGIGGITTWQDAVEFLLAGASALQIGTAVYLKGFSVFREIAHGLEEYLKKEGFTSIKEIIGLALNV, from the coding sequence ATGCTTGAGATCGAAATTTTTGACTTCAAAATGGAGAATCCGCTAATTTTGGCCTCTGGTGTTGTAGACATGACACCAGAGTTGCTAAGGAGGGCCCACAGAGAGGGTGCAGGAGCGGTTGTCACGAAGTCCATCGGAAAAGAACCAAGGAAGGGATATGATAACCCTACTGTAGTTGAACTTCCATATGGTCTAATAAATGCCATGGGTTTACCAAATCCGGGATGGGAAGCATTTCTAGAAGAATTCCGAGGGGAAGAGTTTGACTTCCCGATCATAGTTTCTATTTTCGGTGGAACTCCAGAAGAATTCGCATTTCTGGCTGAAAAACTTCAAGAGATCGCAGACGCCTTTGAGCTGAACTTAAGTTGCCCTCACGCCAGGGGATATGGAATGGAAATTGGTCAAGATCCAAACAACGTCTATAAAGTTGTCAAGGCTGTTAAGGACGTAACAGAGAAGCCTGTGATAGCAAAGCTAACTCCTAATACGAGCGATATAACCAAGCTTGGTCTTGCAGCCGAGAAAGCGGAGGCAGATGCAGTTTCTGCCATAAACACGTTAAAGGCTATTGCAATTGATATCTATGCCAAAAGGCCCATACTGAGCAATAAGGTGGGGGGATACTCCGGACCAGGCGTTAAGCCTGTTGCATTAAGAGCAGTATACGACCTAGCTAAGGCTTTGGATATACCTGTTATAGGGATTGGGGGAATAACAACGTGGCAAGATGCCGTAGAATTTTTGCTAGCCGGAGCATCAGCCCTTCAGATAGGAACTGCCGTGTATCTCAAAGGGTTTTCAGTATTCAGGGAGATCGCACATGGATTAGAGGAATATCTGAAGAAAGAAGGCTTCACGTCTATAAAAGAGATAATTGGATTAGCATTGAATGTTTAA